TGGAGGCCTGGGCGCGCGCGGAGGAGGATCCCGACGCCTGCGCCCTGGTCTTCGTGGCCCACTCCCTGCCGGAAAAGTTCGTGGCCGCGGGCGATCCGTACCTGTCCCAGACCCGCGCCACCGTGAGCGCCGTGCACGGCCGCCTGCGCGAGGCCCTGGCCGACCACGCCGCCTGGCTGGACCGCATGCCCGGCGGCGCCGCGCCCCTGCTGGCGTTCCAGAGCCGCGTGGGGCCCATCAAGTGGCTGGGGCCGGAGATCACGGCGGAGACCGCGCGCCTGGCCGCCGCGGGCTGCAAGCGCCTGCACGTGCAGCCGGTGAGCTTCACCTGCGAGCACATCGAGACGCTGCACGAGCTGGACATCGAGCTGAAGGAAGACGCCGAGAAGGCGGGCATCACGCACTTCACGCGCGGCGCGGCCCTGAACCTGGACGAGGGCTGGCTCGCGTCGCTGACCGATCATCTCCTGCGCTCCGCGTACCCCGCGGCGGAGGTGGCCGATGCACGCGGCTGACGGAACCCGGCGCGTGGCGGTGGCGGGCGGCGGCGTGGCCGGCATG
This portion of the bacterium genome encodes:
- a CDS encoding ferrochelatase, which encodes EAWARAEEDPDACALVFVAHSLPEKFVAAGDPYLSQTRATVSAVHGRLREALADHAAWLDRMPGGAAPLLAFQSRVGPIKWLGPEITAETARLAAAGCKRLHVQPVSFTCEHIETLHELDIELKEDAEKAGITHFTRGAALNLDEGWLASLTDHLLRSAYPAAEVADARG